TTACGCTGTTCCACATTCATCTCAAACATTGAACCGTGGTAGTCGTTCTTCATCAAGAAATAGTTGTGTTAGTAATATTCTTACAGAAAAAGATCGTGAAAGTAAACGACACTCACAATACATATCttcacaaaattttttaaattctgtCAAAGAATCACCAtcaattaatcaaaaaatattagatagAGGCTCTTCAGCTACTTCAATACCATTTATTCCACCATTACCAATTTCAAAACCGCCATCTATGGCTCCACCAGAATATAGTggtattgttaaaaataatccaATTAATCAAGATTCAGTGGAAGGAGGTACTACTACTACTACTACAACAACCCCAACAACAAATAATCTTCTTCCTAATCAACAACATTCTGGCAGTAATAAAATGCCAACTCCATCATCTACTCCAAATACACAAAGAAAACACCGCCGTATTTCTAACATATTTCATAGACATCATGATGATAAACAATCACCTGCACAGATGCTTCAAAATTTAGGGGGCGGTCGAGCTATTCCAATAAAACAGggattattatataaaagaagtactaaatcattaaataaagaatggaaaaagaaatatgtttGTCTTTATTCAGATGGACGATTATGTTATCATCAAAATCTAAAAGATTATATGGATAAGGGATCTCAAGGAAAAGAAGTATTTCTAGGATTAGCTACTGTCAGGTTAAGTGGTCGACCTCGTCCACCAAGAATTACGCAACGCGCATCAGTTGCTGTTCCATCAACTAGCGGTAAAGAAAATCTTGGTCCATTACTTAAAACAGGTAGATATTCATTAGCTCCTAATGATGAACTTCTTGCATCATTATCTAATCCAACACTTGATATTCCTTCAAATGGGACTGTCAGTCCGTCAGCTGGTGACGGAACTTCTGGTGGATCTGATGGAGGTGATCAGGTTACATCAACTACTGGAAGTATCTCAAGAGCAACTGGTTCTTCTATCATAAATGCAATTAGTGCAGGAAGTAATTctgtattaaaaaagaaaaaaggcCATCGTAGACTAGGTTCAAGTACTAAAAATGATGAAGATGAAGATTGTgaatttgaaataatatgTTTTGATCAAAAACGATGGGCTTTTTGTGCTGCTAATGTTGAAGAACGAGATGAATGGGTATCAAAAATAGAAGAACAGATTGAGAAAGCTTTAACTGAAAATAAATCAgagaaaaatgaaaaatcatCTAGAGTTCATGGTAAGAAAGAACAAATTGAAGCTCTTCACAATATTCCTGGTAATGATAAATGTGCTGATTGTAGAGCAACAAATCCAATATGGGCTTCAATAAATTTAGGAATATTAATTTGTATTGAATGTTCTGGTATACATCGTAATCTTGGTACACATATATCAAAAGTTAGATCACTTGAATTAGATGATTGGCCAATTGAATATTTAGCTGTAATGAAAGCAATTGGTAAtacattttcaaataaaatttgggAACATAATGCACCAAAAGATAAAAAGCCATTACCAGATTCAACTAGAGATATCAAGGAATTATGgattagaaataaatatgaaCAGAAACGTTTTCTTCCAGCAATACCAGTTGATAGAACTTTAGGAAGACAATTATTTGATTCCATTATTGCAAAAGATCTctataatgttttattagtGCTTTCAAGATGTAGTGACAAAGAGATAAATGGGTTGTATACTGATTATGATAAAAGAGCCCCAATACATTTAGCATGTGCTGTAGGTTCTGTTGAAATCCTTCAACTTCTTTTATGGCGGAATgcaaattttaaagttttagaTGCAAATGGACACTCAGCATTATGGTACTCTAAAAACAATGGTCATAAAGAATGTGTTGATGTATTACTTCATAATGGACTTGAAGATGGTTATGGATGTAAAGATATAccaaaaaaaacaacatcCCCATCATCAGTAGATCAAATGATTATTGGAAGTTTAGGGAATCGTGATTTTACCACAACACAAAGGGGAGATAATTCAGTATCATTAAGAGGAGTCTCCGTTACTAGACCAACCATATCGAAGTTCCATATAGATGGTTCTTTGGATCAAAAAGCAAACTATAACTTTAATGAAGAAGATGAGGTATCCTCAGAAATTCAATTTAGAAAAGTATATGAATTAAATTAACCGTGATTATAACAGTATTTTGTcaattcatttatataatctcttttttaattgtacAAATATATcgacaatattattattattttaaaatattaaaaataaactttatccTAATTATATGTTTTTCTCCTTTTacacttttattttttacctatttaaaatttataattaaatgcACCCCAACAGGTAATTTTCATTCAAGTTGTACAAATGTTAAAGTACGCCGCAGCGgtttaataaacattaatCCAATGTTGTCGATACTTTCTCGTTGTAAGACGTACACCGTAGAccctatttttataaatttttaagtggAACTAAATATTTATGCCTTTAAGAGTTCATATTGTGAAATTATCTTtgttttttacatttaaaaaaatataataaaactatagtattattaattttatattttcctatattaatttttaaaatatctcgaaaatagaaaattttttgttttaatggGATTTTGATcgtttaaattgttttaacttaatttttgtatataattttttacaggttttaacaaaaaaaagaacagAAAGATGTCTGAACAAATGAAATTGGAGGGTAACCTTATTGGCCACAGAGGGCACGTCACCCAAATAGCCGTAAACCCAACCAATCCAAATGTTATTGTTTCTTCTTCTCGCGGTAAGTTAATActatatgttaatttttataataactataaattttaGACAAATCTATCATTTCATGGAATCTTGAAAACTACGAAAAAGACTTTAGCGGAGTTTCTGGATCATATCTTACAGGAAAACCAAATAAAGCTTACCTTGGACATGATCACTTTGTTTCCGATGTTGTCTTATCTGTTGATGGACAATTTGCTCTTACCGGATCATGGGATAAAACCCTCCGTCTCTGGGATTTAAATACTGGAAAAACATCAAGAACTTTCCAAGCTCACACTAATGATGTTCTTTCAGTTGCTTTTTCAGCTGATAACCGTCAAATTGTTTCAGCTTCTCGTGACAGAAGTATCAAGCTCTGGAATACTCTTGGAGAATGCAAACACTCTATTGATAATGCTCACAATGGATGGGTCTCAACTGTTAGATTCTCTCCATCATCACACAACCCAGTAATTGTTTCTGCTGGATGGGACAATGTTGTCAAAGTCTGGTCTCTTACTGACTGTTCTCTTAGAACTAACCATCATGGACACAAAGGATACATCAATGATGTTACTGTTTCACCAGACGGTTCTCTTTGCGCTTCTGGAGGCAAAGACGGAAATGCTATGCTCTGGGACTTCAATGAAGGAAAACACTTGTACACTCTTGATGGTAATGATGTTATCAATGCACTTGCCTTCTCACCAAACAGATACTGGCTTTGCGCTGCTGTTGGATCAACTGTTAAGATTTGGGATCTTGAACACAAACGCATTGTTGATGAACTTAAAATCGACATTTCTGCTAAAGGTGCCAAAGCTCGTGCTCCAGAATGTACTTCTATCGCTTGGTCTGCTGATGGACAAACTCTTTTCGCTGGATACACAGACAATGTTATCCGTGTCTGGAGAGTCTATAATGCCGCCAAAAActaagaatttttttatattttactgTTCTTTTGGTATTGGTTCGctgttaaataatttgttaaaattaaaacttgttaatttttagatcttaaatgaatttttgatttatttttaaaactttaataacAGAAaccataaaaaaaacaatacaaaataacaacataaaaaaaatatttataaaatatccCAAACTTCTTCGAAACCACTTGTAATTTTAGCACATGCTAATGCTGCAGATAAAGGGTAGTTATTGATTTTCATTTCTCTATCAGTATAACTTGTTGAGATTTTACCTTTACTAATTCCTCCTATTACAATGACATAACTATCATTAGGATTACCTTTTGGAATTTGATTTGGTCTAACACATTCTGTTGCCTTAACAGACAACAAAATTTTTGGACATCCAATTGGCAGATGGTCATTAATAGGGTTCTTAATTACTCGTAATAATCTTGTTTTTTCATCTGCTGAACGGATTTGTAACTTATGCAATAATTGAACCATTAATCCACAAAAGCGATCAAAAGTTCTTGGAATACGACATTGTGGTGATACTTCAACAAGAACATTCTTTTTTGTCTTAAAATATACTTGAAGAAGACCTGCACGATTAAGAGGACTATCAAGTAAATTAAGCAAGCATTGATGTAATATATCCGGACGGTATTCAGCTGGAtcttttttatgttttaataaatatttaacatgTTTATCAGAACTTAATATAGCATAATTTTCACCAAcctaaatataataaaaaaaagaattaccacaaaataacattaaatttacttACTTTTGCAGTTTCTAAAGAGCAATCTTCAAGAAcaacaattaattttcttttgtcTAAATCAACTTGATCAACTTTTgctttttttgttaaaggTTCTTCGGATGGCATTGATAAtaatagatttaaaaaatattttttcaaagcAGAATAACATTagtcaaaataaaaaacacgTTTTCGTTCTAAGACACATTGTTTAtcaaaatgttaatttttgactttataaaatttacaaatattttattaataaatttttttttaaaaataatttaaaatgtaaaaataatcataataaCATAATTCGTTTAATGgattttcttataaataattcaaaagtttttataaaaaataaagaatatgtttcaagaataataaatgtattaagTAATGATGGAGCAAAAAACTTAACAGTTATCTCTGACTTTGATTATACCATTTCCCGTTTTCGTGATGACAATggaaatcaaaatttaactacacatcaattatttaaaaaaggtaCAGAAATTTCAAATCCTAATTTAGGACCAAAactttcaaaattatttgacAAATATTTTCCTATAGAATTTTCAAATGATTTAACTATAAAAGAGAAAATTCCTCATATGGAAGAATGGTGGAATTTATCACATGGTGCTATCATTGATGAAAAACTTGATTATGATTTTATTgttaacattataaaatctAATAAATTAGAATATCGTTATAAGTTTTGCGAATTAGTTAAACGCCTAAACTATTTAAATGTAccttttgtaattttttctGCTGGAATTGGAGATGtcattgatatatatttaagaaaacaaataaaattgatagaaaaaaatatttatattatttctaattcaatgatatttaataatgataatatatgtGTTGGTTTTTCTGAGCCATTAATTCATACATTTTCTAAAAACAGTTCAGTTATCAAAAAAAGTGACCCTCTTAGGAATGTGGTAAAAGAtagaaaaaatgttttattaatggGAGATTCATTTGgaggtaaaaaatttttatatatattaattttattgtttttctttAAGATATCACAATGGAAGTCAATTCTGAACGTAAAGGTAATACATTAAAAGTaggatttttaaatattattgataataatcttcttgaaaaatatatgaatttttatGACATCGTTTGTGTTGACGATCAAACAATGGATGTtcctttttatataataaagataattgaAAATGGTGTTTATGTTGAAGAAATGTATAATGTtgtcatttaataaaattttaaaatttaaacaaaataaacttatttaaaaatttagcaaatgtattattttattaccaagctttttttttaattaaaaataatgttgtacttttttgaatattatattcaCAAATGTTCCAATAAAACTAAGTATTTTTACGTGATTTtcaatatcattatatatttctaacAAATGATTGTTATAAActttaaagtatattattaaaatatattatttataatataactttaatagtattttaaaaatttgaacaATAAATcaattgaatattttaaatattattatctaaaataaGAACTTTGACATATTTTGCAAAGATATTTATACcttgtttaattattttataaatatttcttaattgtaacattatttatataatttttattaatattaataataaaaaaatttttttttttcaaagaCAATATAATCTTGTttcatttttacttttaaacaagtttttgatcaaaaaaaaaaatagttgaaTTAATAATGTAGGTGTTGGCAAATTAATAGTATATATGcgcacaaaaaaaaatataataatgtattttcttttgaaaaaatacttttttttaaatttttgtttacaattaatttaaaattattaaaaattcaaccataattaattaatgattggtttaattttatttcatttcaAACTTGTTATTAAcaagtaatataaaatataatagtcaaatggtatatataataaaactttgtttttgatatttaattattaaaaatttataaaaataatatctaattatcgataacatattttttttttcacacatttttaattttacaccATTTATTAAAAGCTATTAGTTTTTATGAAACTTTttcatttgaaaatttaattaataagataagataataataatttattagaaaatatcatttctttaattatattatttttttttttaaaattttaaactaaacattatgatattataatgtttaatttccctgaaaaacaaacttttaaatttttagtttatttaACGTATAGAAAAGATACAACTTTTAATTAccaaaatcatttaaaaagtttaacatTTTGGTAtgtatttgaaaataaaaaattaatttgataTGTGTTGAAGTAACAAGTGcgcaaaaataatttgacgcattttttctaatttcaTTTGTATGTAGTAAATTGATGTGTTACATCATGTCATATATAGTGTAAAAGGTTgctaaattttataaaaattattttattttaaatataccttttgatatctaaataaaaatttaatattttagtttgtttatttcttctttttttttattttatctttttagttctctctttttttcttttttaaaaattaaaatggcTGCTTTAATtcgaaaattatttaaattagataaaaaggttgttacaaaaaaaaattcaattacCGGAAGAAATCACCCTTTTAATGTACCATATCTTTCGAGACTGGAAGGCCTTCAATTATTACCTGGTCAATCATTGATTATACGAGGACTTATAATTGGAAAACaagattttattattaatcttACAAATGGAGGCTGTGTTGAATTAGATGAGGAAGTAACAAAATTAGATGATCGTCTTTTAACGATGCGTGTTGATTTACCaacaaaacaaatttatttcaatgcTTGTATTAATGATGAATGGGGAAAGACTGGTACAGTAAAACATACTTGGAAAAATGGTGATGAATTTGATATTCGTATTAGATGTCATGAAAAAGAATATGAagttagtttaaaaataatattatattatatttactttaaaatttagatATTTGTTGATCATAAACTTGTAGCTAAATTTGCTCACTATAAGCCATTAACAGAAGTTACAcatgtttatataaatggTGGTGTTcaattatataatgtttCATGGGAaggaaaatattataatgtacCATATGAAGCAGACATTCCAGGAAATTTTAATCCAGGAAGAAAACTTTATGTTTCTGGacttattaaaaaactaGCAAAAAATTTTGAGATTAAATTTCATTCAGGAAATAATATTGCATTAAGATTAAAACCACAAATTTCTGataaggtaaaaaaaaaaaattgattaagataatattataaattatagaaaattttatgtaatacAATGACAGACGACAAATGGGGCACTGATACAAGAATTG
This Strongyloides ratti genome assembly S_ratti_ED321, chromosome : 2 DNA region includes the following protein-coding sequences:
- a CDS encoding 7-methylguanosine phosphate-specific 5'-nucleotidase, encoding MDFLINNSKVFIKNKEYVSRIINVLSNDGAKNLTVISDFDYTISRFRDDNGNQNLTTHQLFKKGTEISNPNLGPKLSKLFDKYFPIEFSNDLTIKEKIPHMEEWWNLSHGAIIDEKLDYDFIVNIIKSNKLEYRYKFCELVKRLNYLNVPFVIFSAGIGDVIDIYLRKQIKLIEKNIYIISNSMIFNNDNICVGFSEPLIHTFSKNSSVIKKSDPLRNVVKDRKNVLLMGDSFGDITMEVNSERKGNTLKVGFLNIIDNNLLEKYMNFYDIVCVDDQTMDVPFYIIKIIENGVYVEEMYNVVI
- a CDS encoding Galectin, carbohydrate recognition domain and Concanavalin A-like lectin/glucanases superfamily domain and Concanavalin A-like lectin/glucanase, subgroup domain-containing protein — encoded protein: MAALIRKLFKLDKKVVTKKNSITGRNHPFNVPYLSRLEGLQLLPGQSLIIRGLIIGKQDFIINLTNGGCVELDEEVTKLDDRLLTMRVDLPTKQIYFNACINDEWGKTGTVKHTWKNGDEFDIRIRCHEKEYEIFVDHKLVAKFAHYKPLTEVTHVYINGGVQLYNVSWEGKYYNVPYEADIPGNFNPGRKLYVSGLIKKLAKNFEIKFHSGNNIALRLKPQISDKKILCNTMTDDKWGTDTRIGKEFFPFKKKRTFDLLVYCEDTKFVIYVDDCPVGVYDHKISCKTIDKISINGDIILHGVHLK
- a CDS encoding Guanine nucleotide-binding protein subunit beta-2-like 1 codes for the protein MSEQMKLEGNLIGHRGHVTQIAVNPTNPNVIVSSSRDKSIISWNLENYEKDFSGVSGSYLTGKPNKAYLGHDHFVSDVVLSVDGQFALTGSWDKTLRLWDLNTGKTSRTFQAHTNDVLSVAFSADNRQIVSASRDRSIKLWNTLGECKHSIDNAHNGWVSTVRFSPSSHNPVIVSAGWDNVVKVWSLTDCSLRTNHHGHKGYINDVTVSPDGSLCASGGKDGNAMLWDFNEGKHLYTLDGNDVINALAFSPNRYWLCAAVGSTVKIWDLEHKRIVDELKIDISAKGAKARAPECTSIAWSADGQTLFAGYTDNVIRVWRVYNAAKN
- a CDS encoding Ribosomal RNA small subunit methyltransferase NEP1 encodes the protein MPSEEPLTKKAKVDQVDLDKRKLIVVLEDCSLETAKVGENYAILSSDKHVKYLLKHKKDPAEYRPDILHQCLLNLLDSPLNRAGLLQVYFKTKKNVLVEVSPQCRIPRTFDRFCGLMVQLLHKLQIRSADEKTRLLRVIKNPINDHLPIGCPKILLSVKATECVRPNQIPKGNPNDSYVIVIGGISKGKISTSYTDREMKINNYPLSAALACAKITSGFEEVWDIL
- a CDS encoding Centaurin-gamma-1A, encoding MPSFWRRSWKGSVIASTPTTPKDSNSVGGNEFFLHHDDIEFIDGSPTRLLKENRRSFDLFNNTKDDIIFNSFNRFFKKRNSYQNIESFKGIQLPSTDLIRRRQSKMNSNTVCEDGKNKEGVIINMTIYGRNGKPLVFTGYNSSTLVTKSSAGVTTKFNMNMTIGAGCEEFFINSSSSDDDDDDEDITPYSSINNFKSKNLHSVSFYEPSTTSVKKRSSKFETFKSKLSLSKASFASLKDLFIKTPKSKDILKKNKKSSILGKRSCDKSYCNIQSNNNYTPKSVLAKRSRIKIIPSDLDDSFKYHQDAFVNSHEWTISRNVSEMKLGIVGTPHSGKTALVNHFLTGAYSREDSPEGGRFKKQIVLDGQSYLLLLRDDGSVIPGKNFANWLDGVIFVFNVDSRESFEYIYTFYQAISKHRNMSECPMILVGSLDTISSSSPRVVSEHEARSLAVKIKKCAYYETCATFGLNVENVFKDACSKIVLYRLKVFGSPAIVGGTKNNSSSQYSNQESGHENQNTHYAVPHSSQTLNRGSRSSSRNSCVSNILTEKDRESKRHSQYISSQNFLNSVKESPSINQKILDRGSSATSIPFIPPLPISKPPSMAPPEYSGIVKNNPINQDSVEGGTTTTTTTTPTTNNLLPNQQHSGSNKMPTPSSTPNTQRKHRRISNIFHRHHDDKQSPAQMLQNLGGGRAIPIKQGLLYKRSTKSLNKEWKKKYVCLYSDGRLCYHQNLKDYMDKGSQGKEVFLGLATVRLSGRPRPPRITQRASVAVPSTSGKENLGPLLKTGRYSLAPNDELLASLSNPTLDIPSNGTVSPSAGDGTSGGSDGGDQVTSTTGSISRATGSSIINAISAGSNSVLKKKKGHRRLGSSTKNDEDEDCEFEIICFDQKRWAFCAANVEERDEWVSKIEEQIEKALTENKSEKNEKSSRVHGKKEQIEALHNIPGNDKCADCRATNPIWASINLGILICIECSGIHRNLGTHISKVRSLELDDWPIEYLAVMKAIGNTFSNKIWEHNAPKDKKPLPDSTRDIKELWIRNKYEQKRFLPAIPVDRTLGRQLFDSIIAKDLYNVLLVLSRCSDKEINGLYTDYDKRAPIHLACAVGSVEILQLLLWRNANFKVLDANGHSALWYSKNNGHKECVDVLLHNGLEDGYGCKDIPKKTTSPSSVDQMIIGSLGNRDFTTTQRGDNSVSLRGVSVTRPTISKFHIDGSLDQKANYNFNEEDEVSSEIQFRKVYELN